From the Gordonia bronchialis DSM 43247 genome, one window contains:
- a CDS encoding TDT family transporter, with the protein MTVLVDTPPRGSTRQTPENVGAQSIAHITPNWFGAVMGTGIVATAATTLPVGAAVLRPFAIAVWVVAVLMLLVLTIAFAGHWFQHTDHARAYARHPVMGHFYGAPAMALLTVGAATLLVGGDVIGEYPAVWTDGLLWCAGTTIGVATSVWLPYSMMTRPAGDRGVAMPCWLMSVVPPMVSATTGALLIGHLPTGQVRLTMLCACYGLFGLGLILGMITMTLVYARAVHDGPPAGAAAPTFWITLGLIGQSITAANLLGGAAAGVFDGDQAGIALGLRVFGIGYGMVMAGFGTAMFALAVAVTVRAVRRRMPFALTWWSFTFPVGTCVTGLAALGKGLDARGVEAASVVLFVALVAAWGLVAAMTVARRRELLAP; encoded by the coding sequence ATGACAGTGCTCGTCGACACACCACCGCGTGGCAGCACGCGGCAAACCCCGGAAAACGTTGGGGCCCAGTCTATTGCGCACATCACGCCCAACTGGTTCGGCGCGGTGATGGGAACCGGCATCGTCGCGACCGCGGCGACCACCCTTCCCGTGGGGGCCGCTGTCCTGCGCCCGTTCGCCATCGCGGTGTGGGTGGTGGCCGTGCTCATGCTGCTGGTGCTGACAATCGCCTTCGCCGGTCACTGGTTCCAGCACACCGACCACGCCCGCGCCTATGCGCGGCATCCGGTCATGGGCCACTTCTACGGTGCGCCGGCAATGGCTCTGCTGACGGTCGGCGCCGCGACCCTGCTGGTGGGCGGCGACGTCATCGGCGAGTATCCGGCCGTCTGGACCGACGGGCTGCTCTGGTGCGCAGGCACCACGATCGGCGTCGCCACCAGCGTGTGGCTGCCGTACTCGATGATGACGCGCCCGGCCGGCGATCGGGGTGTCGCGATGCCGTGCTGGCTGATGTCAGTGGTGCCGCCGATGGTGTCGGCGACCACCGGAGCGCTACTGATCGGCCACCTGCCGACGGGACAGGTGCGGCTGACGATGTTGTGCGCGTGCTACGGACTTTTCGGACTCGGCCTGATCCTCGGCATGATCACCATGACCCTCGTGTACGCCCGCGCCGTGCACGACGGTCCGCCGGCCGGTGCCGCCGCCCCGACCTTCTGGATCACCCTGGGCCTGATCGGCCAGTCCATCACCGCCGCCAACCTCCTCGGTGGCGCCGCGGCAGGGGTGTTCGACGGCGACCAAGCCGGTATCGCGCTGGGGTTGCGGGTCTTCGGCATCGGATACGGCATGGTGATGGCCGGCTTCGGGACCGCGATGTTCGCGCTGGCCGTGGCGGTCACGGTGCGTGCCGTCCGTCGGCGGATGCCGTTCGCGCTCACCTGGTGGAGCTTCACGTTCCCGGTGGGCACCTGCGTCACCGGCCTCGCCGCGCTCGGCAAGGGCCTCGATGCGCGCGGGGTCGAGGCGGCATCGGTGGTGCTCTTCGTGGCACTCGTCGCCGCGTGGGGCCTGGTCGCCGCGATGACGGTGGCCCGGCGGCGAGAGCTCCTGGCGCCCTGA